From Halanaeroarchaeum sulfurireducens, a single genomic window includes:
- a CDS encoding ferredoxin: MRIRLDRDTCIGMFQCVAEWDDGFEADEDAGKVDLVESEEIDPGIFERDVPEDAELDAKFAARSCPVEALAIRDDGEQIV, from the coding sequence ATGCGCATCCGACTGGATCGGGATACCTGTATCGGCATGTTCCAGTGCGTCGCGGAGTGGGACGACGGGTTCGAAGCGGACGAGGACGCGGGCAAGGTCGACCTGGTCGAATCCGAGGAGATCGATCCCGGCATTTTCGAACGCGACGTGCCCGAGGATGCCGAACTCGACGCGAAATTCGCCGCACGATCCTGTCCCGTCGAGGCCCTGGCGATCCGGGACGACGGCGAGCAAATCGTCTGA
- a CDS encoding ATP-dependent DNA helicase: protein MKVTDLSGLPDGVPAHLQNQGVEELYPPQAEAVEAGVTEGRNLVASVPTASGKTLVAKLAMLSSIERSRQRGRGGDGNGTALYIVPLRALASEKADEFAELERFGLDIGVATGNYQSDGEWLGDNDVVVATSEKVDSLIRNGATWMQDLDCVVADEVHLVDDAQRGPTLEVTLAKLRQRLPDLQVVALSATVGNAEAVADWLDAALVDSTWRPIDLQTGVHYGNAIHFDDGSQRELAVGSKNQTAAIVEDTLADDGSTLVFVNSRRNAEASARRLASVTGGAIDAEDRERLREVAGRIREVSDTETSEDLAAAVEQGAAFHHAGLASEHRSLVEEAFRDRLIRVISATPTLAAGVNTPSRRVVVRDWQRYDGTAGGMQPLSALEVHQMFGRAGRPGLDPYGEALLLASSHGELEELFDRYIYADPEPVRSKLAAEPALRTHVLATVATGFATTRSALLEFLQETLYASQTDEAGRLESVTDNVLAYLDRNGFLEREDGGLTATRTGHLVSQLYVDPMSAAEIIHGLEDAGAEPSALGLYHLVSRTPDMYRLYLRSGDDETYTEIAYDREDELLGHAPTEFEEGEWEDWLSALKTAKLLEDWADELDEDRITERYGVGPGDIRGKVDTAEWLLHAAERLAAELDVASTTAVREARIRVKHGVSEELLDLVRAENVGRKRARRLYDAGVETRQDLREAPKSTVLGALRGREKTAENVLEGVGHPAPSMDDVERDEAAIPEDDGRDENRAQANLEDF, encoded by the coding sequence ATGAAGGTCACGGACCTGTCGGGACTCCCCGACGGGGTGCCCGCCCACCTCCAGAACCAGGGCGTCGAGGAACTCTACCCGCCCCAGGCCGAGGCCGTCGAGGCGGGAGTCACCGAGGGACGCAACCTCGTCGCGAGCGTCCCGACCGCCAGCGGCAAGACGCTCGTCGCCAAACTGGCCATGCTCTCCTCGATCGAGCGGAGCCGACAGCGGGGCCGGGGCGGGGACGGAAACGGGACGGCGCTGTACATCGTGCCCCTCCGGGCACTCGCCTCGGAGAAGGCCGATGAGTTCGCCGAACTCGAGCGATTCGGCCTCGACATCGGCGTCGCGACGGGCAACTACCAGAGCGACGGCGAATGGCTGGGCGACAACGACGTGGTCGTGGCCACCTCAGAGAAGGTGGATTCGCTCATCCGCAACGGCGCGACCTGGATGCAGGACCTCGACTGCGTGGTCGCCGACGAGGTCCACCTGGTCGACGACGCCCAGCGCGGACCCACCCTGGAGGTGACGCTCGCGAAACTTCGCCAGCGACTCCCGGACCTCCAGGTGGTCGCGCTCTCCGCCACGGTCGGCAACGCCGAGGCGGTCGCCGACTGGCTCGACGCCGCCCTCGTGGACTCCACCTGGCGGCCCATCGACCTCCAGACCGGCGTCCACTACGGGAACGCGATCCACTTCGACGACGGCAGCCAGCGCGAACTCGCCGTCGGGTCGAAAAACCAGACCGCGGCCATCGTCGAGGACACGCTGGCCGACGACGGCTCGACGCTCGTGTTCGTCAACTCCCGGCGGAACGCCGAGGCGTCAGCACGGCGGCTCGCCAGCGTGACCGGCGGCGCCATCGACGCCGAGGACCGAGAGCGGCTCCGCGAGGTCGCAGGGCGGATCCGCGAGGTGAGCGACACCGAGACCAGCGAGGACCTCGCCGCGGCCGTCGAGCAGGGCGCGGCGTTCCATCACGCGGGGCTCGCGTCCGAGCATCGGAGCCTCGTCGAGGAGGCCTTCCGCGACCGTCTGATTCGGGTTATCAGCGCCACCCCGACGCTCGCGGCAGGGGTCAACACCCCTAGTCGCCGCGTGGTCGTGCGCGACTGGCAGCGATACGACGGGACGGCCGGCGGTATGCAGCCCCTCTCGGCGCTCGAGGTCCACCAGATGTTCGGGCGGGCGGGACGTCCGGGGCTGGACCCCTACGGCGAGGCGCTCCTGCTGGCCTCCTCGCACGGGGAACTCGAGGAACTCTTCGACCGGTACATCTACGCCGATCCCGAGCCGGTCCGCTCGAAGCTGGCCGCGGAGCCAGCCCTCCGGACCCACGTCCTCGCCACGGTGGCGACCGGGTTCGCGACGACCCGCTCGGCGCTCCTGGAGTTCCTCCAGGAGACGCTGTACGCCTCCCAGACGGACGAAGCGGGCAGACTCGAGTCCGTCACGGACAACGTGTTAGCCTACCTCGACCGCAACGGCTTCCTGGAACGGGAGGATGGGGGCCTGACCGCCACCCGGACTGGCCACCTGGTCTCCCAGCTCTACGTCGACCCCATGAGCGCCGCCGAGATCATCCACGGGCTCGAGGACGCGGGGGCCGAGCCGTCTGCACTGGGACTCTACCACCTCGTCTCGCGCACGCCGGACATGTACCGACTGTACCTCCGATCGGGCGACGACGAGACGTACACCGAGATCGCATACGACCGCGAGGACGAGTTGCTCGGCCACGCCCCCACGGAGTTCGAGGAGGGAGAGTGGGAGGACTGGCTCTCGGCGCTCAAGACGGCGAAACTCCTCGAGGACTGGGCCGACGAACTCGACGAGGACCGCATCACCGAGCGCTACGGGGTCGGCCCGGGCGACATTCGTGGGAAGGTCGACACCGCGGAGTGGTTGCTCCACGCCGCCGAACGTCTCGCCGCCGAACTCGACGTGGCGTCGACGACGGCCGTCCGCGAGGCGCGCATTCGCGTGAAACACGGCGTCAGCGAGGAACTGCTCGACCTCGTGCGCGCCGAGAACGTCGGGCGCAAGCGTGCCAGACGCCTCTACGACGCCGGCGTCGAGACCCGCCAGGACCTCCGCGAGGCACCGAAGTCCACGGTTCTCGGGGCGCTCCGGGGGCGGGAGAAGACGGCGGAGAACGTCCTCGAGGGCGTCGGCCACCCGGCCCCGTCGATGGACGACGTGGAACGCGACGAGGCGGCGATCCCCGAAGACGACGGGCGGGACGAAAACAGGGCCCAGGCCAACCTGGAGGACTTCTGA
- the mdh gene encoding malate dehydrogenase, with protein sequence MSKVSVIGAAGTVGAAAGYSLALRDIVDELVFVDIPDMEDKTVGQAADTNHGIAYDSNTTVVQGDYSATEGSDVVIITAGLPREPGQTRLDLAGDNAPIMDDIGSSLAEYNDDFVSITTSNPVDVLNRHLYETGDRDRGKVIGFGNRLDSARFRYVLSERFDVPVKNVDATILGEHGDAQVPVFSKLRVDGADPEFSDDEKEEILGDLQESAMNVIERKGATEWGPGQGVAHMAEAVLNDTGEVIPGSIPLDGEYGLEGTALGVPLKLGANGVEEVVEWDLSEFERNQLDEAAEKLADQYDQIT encoded by the coding sequence ATGTCGAAGGTTAGCGTCATCGGCGCGGCAGGGACTGTTGGAGCGGCTGCAGGGTACTCCCTCGCGCTCCGCGACATCGTAGACGAACTCGTGTTCGTGGACATTCCCGACATGGAGGACAAGACTGTCGGGCAGGCCGCCGACACGAATCACGGCATCGCATACGATTCGAACACCACCGTGGTACAGGGCGACTACTCGGCGACAGAAGGCTCTGACGTCGTCATCATTACCGCGGGCCTCCCGCGCGAGCCGGGCCAGACCCGACTCGACCTGGCGGGCGACAACGCCCCCATCATGGACGACATCGGCTCCTCGCTGGCCGAGTACAACGACGACTTCGTGTCCATCACGACGTCGAACCCGGTCGACGTCCTCAACCGCCACCTCTACGAGACTGGCGACCGCGACCGCGGAAAGGTCATCGGCTTCGGGAACCGGCTGGACAGCGCCCGATTCCGCTACGTGCTCTCCGAGCGCTTCGACGTCCCCGTGAAAAACGTCGACGCGACCATCCTGGGCGAGCACGGTGACGCGCAGGTCCCGGTCTTCTCGAAACTCCGCGTCGACGGCGCGGACCCCGAGTTCTCCGACGACGAGAAAGAGGAGATCCTGGGCGACCTCCAGGAGAGCGCCATGAACGTCATCGAGCGCAAGGGCGCGACCGAGTGGGGTCCCGGACAGGGCGTCGCCCACATGGCGGAGGCCGTCCTGAACGACACCGGCGAGGTCATCCCCGGCTCCATCCCGCTGGATGGCGAGTACGGTCTCGAGGGGACCGCCCTCGGTGTCCCCCTCAAGCTGGGCGCCAACGGCGTCGAAGAGGTCGTCGAGTGGGACCTCTCCGAGTTCGAGCGCAACCAGCTCGACGAGGCGGCGGAGAAGCTCGCCGACCAGTACGACCAGATCACCTGA
- a CDS encoding universal stress protein encodes MPGSPRDLDAILAPIDGSDCSFRALEFATGMAAQYDATLDVVHVTDEESAATDDLRTRARTLLDAAAIPTDLEVVEELDLEFRPAEQVGKTVLHLVTDRGYDHVVMGHHGSGTFERALIGSAAETVVEADRVPVTIVP; translated from the coding sequence ATGCCGGGGTCCCCCCGCGACCTCGACGCCATCCTCGCCCCCATCGACGGCTCGGACTGTAGCTTTCGGGCGCTCGAATTCGCGACGGGCATGGCGGCCCAGTACGATGCGACCCTCGACGTCGTTCACGTCACCGACGAGGAGAGCGCCGCGACCGACGACCTCCGAACCCGTGCGCGCACGCTTCTGGATGCGGCCGCGATTCCGACGGACCTCGAAGTCGTCGAGGAACTCGACCTGGAGTTTCGCCCCGCCGAGCAGGTGGGGAAGACCGTGTTACATCTCGTCACGGACCGCGGCTACGATCACGTGGTCATGGGACACCACGGGTCTGGAACCTTCGAGCGTGCGCTCATCGGGAGCGCGGCGGAGACGGTCGTCGAGGCCGACCGTGTCCCGGTGACGATCGTTCCCTGA
- a CDS encoding Sjogren's syndrome/scleroderma autoantigen 1 family protein — protein MSEDFDKEAERQRLREKYESNEEDREVTERMSELLLQGATMTNRHCDTCGSPLFRYQGQEFCPTCQMEAAAGEQGGTAVEAGGPTDAPDAPDAPNASNAPNAPNAPNAPNASNVSNAPNAPDDPVEGTSPETHRSDRRQERESEGRRGDDERRAATQAEADSLEEVRALLTRTLARFARRAAETEDPHRAREYLETAQSAAETLRAVPR, from the coding sequence ATGAGCGAGGACTTCGACAAGGAGGCCGAACGCCAGCGCCTCCGGGAGAAGTACGAAAGCAACGAGGAAGACCGCGAGGTCACCGAGCGGATGAGCGAACTGCTGTTGCAGGGGGCCACGATGACCAACCGTCACTGCGACACCTGTGGAAGCCCCCTCTTCCGCTATCAGGGCCAGGAGTTCTGCCCGACCTGTCAGATGGAGGCAGCGGCGGGGGAGCAGGGTGGGACGGCCGTCGAGGCGGGTGGACCGACCGACGCACCCGATGCCCCCGATGCACCCAATGCGTCCAATGCGCCCAATGCACCCAATGCGCCCAATGCACCCAATGCGTCCAATGTGTCAAATGCGCCCAATGCGCCCGACGACCCCGTAGAGGGAACGTCGCCCGAAACCCACCGATCCGACCGACGGCAGGAACGGGAATCGGAGGGGCGACGCGGGGACGACGAACGACGAGCGGCTACTCAGGCGGAGGCGGACTCCCTCGAGGAGGTCCGCGCGTTGCTCACCCGGACGCTCGCGCGATTCGCCCGGCGCGCCGCGGAGACGGAGGACCCCCACCGTGCGCGCGAGTACCTGGAAACCGCCCAGAGTGCGGCGGAAACACTCCGCGCGGTACCCCGCTGA